The following coding sequences lie in one Flavobacterium sp. 20NA77.7 genomic window:
- a CDS encoding universal stress protein: MKTILVPTDFSKHAEYALKVAAQIAKKNNGKIIILHMLELSTSGNDALSTAHDIPELMFFKNAAVNKLEELQESSYLNGIDVSSVVQFHMAFTGIIENAEKHHVDLIVMGSHGASGFQEMFIGSNAEKVVRNSTIPTLVIKKEEETFKADSLVFASDFSDEIKKPFAKVIEFAKSFNSHIKLVNISTPNNFSPSRVAEKRMQEFIAEFDFQNYSTHIYNDLNVEKGILHFAKDSNSDIIGMCTHGRKGLAHFFNGSISEDLVNHSKRPVITFKI; encoded by the coding sequence ATGAAAACTATTTTAGTCCCTACAGATTTTTCAAAACATGCCGAATATGCTTTAAAAGTAGCTGCTCAAATCGCAAAAAAAAATAACGGAAAAATTATTATCTTACACATGTTAGAGTTGTCAACATCTGGAAATGATGCTTTGTCAACCGCACATGACATACCAGAATTAATGTTTTTCAAGAATGCCGCTGTAAATAAATTAGAAGAATTGCAAGAATCTTCTTATTTGAATGGTATTGATGTTTCAAGTGTTGTCCAATTTCATATGGCCTTTACAGGTATTATTGAAAATGCCGAAAAGCATCATGTAGATTTAATTGTTATGGGTTCGCATGGCGCAAGTGGTTTCCAAGAAATGTTTATTGGATCTAATGCTGAAAAAGTGGTTAGAAACTCAACAATACCTACACTCGTAATCAAAAAAGAAGAAGAAACATTCAAAGCAGATAGTTTAGTATTTGCCTCTGATTTTTCCGATGAAATTAAAAAACCTTTTGCAAAAGTTATTGAATTTGCGAAGAGTTTTAACTCACATATTAAATTGGTTAACATTTCAACGCCAAATAATTTTTCGCCTTCAAGAGTTGCAGAAAAAAGAATGCAAGAATTTATTGCCGAATTTGATTTCCAAAACTATTCTACACACATTTATAATGATTTAAATGTAGAGAAAGGAATTTTACATTTTGCCAAAGATTCGAATTCTGATATAATAGGTATGTGTACACATGGAAGAAAAGGATTAGCGCATTTTTTCAATGGAAGCATCTCTGAAGATTTAGTAAACCACTCTAAAAGACCTGTTATTACATTCAAAATATAA
- the nusA gene encoding transcription termination factor NusA, with translation MENIALIESFSEFKDDKLIDRVTLMAILEDVFRNALKKKYGSDENFDIIINPDKGDMEIWRNRVVVADGEVEDENSEISLSEARKIEPDFEVGEDVSEEVKLIDLGRRAILALRQNLISKIHEHDNTNLYKQFKDLIGDIYTAEVHHVRPKMVVLMDDDGNEIVLPKDKQIPNDFFKKGENVRGIIESVELKGNKPQIIMSRTAPDFLEKLFEQEIPEVFDGLITVKKVVRIPGEKAKVAVDSYDDRIDPVGACVGMKGSRIHGIVRELGNENIDVINYTNNTQLYITRALSPAKVSSVKIDEENKKAEVFLKIEEVSKAIGRNGQNIKLASQLTGYELDVIREGIVEEEDDVELREFTDEIEEWIIEEFEKIGLDTARSILDQDVDDLVRRTDLEEETILDVIRVLKEELEG, from the coding sequence ATGGAGAATATTGCATTAATTGAATCATTTTCAGAGTTTAAGGACGATAAACTTATAGATAGAGTTACCCTTATGGCAATTCTAGAAGATGTGTTTAGAAATGCTTTGAAGAAAAAATATGGTTCAGATGAAAATTTTGACATTATCATAAACCCTGATAAAGGAGATATGGAAATTTGGAGAAATAGAGTCGTTGTTGCAGATGGAGAAGTGGAAGACGAAAATTCCGAAATTTCATTGTCAGAAGCAAGAAAAATTGAGCCAGATTTTGAAGTAGGTGAAGATGTTTCAGAAGAAGTGAAATTAATTGACTTAGGAAGAAGAGCTATTTTAGCTTTACGCCAAAATTTAATTTCAAAAATTCATGAGCATGATAATACAAATCTTTACAAACAATTTAAAGATTTAATAGGAGATATTTATACCGCTGAGGTGCATCATGTGCGACCAAAAATGGTAGTATTAATGGACGACGATGGAAATGAAATTGTTTTACCAAAAGACAAACAAATTCCAAATGATTTCTTTAAAAAAGGTGAAAATGTTCGTGGAATTATTGAAAGTGTAGAATTAAAAGGAAATAAGCCTCAAATAATTATGTCAAGAACTGCTCCAGATTTCTTAGAAAAATTATTTGAACAAGAAATTCCAGAAGTTTTCGACGGATTAATCACAGTAAAAAAAGTAGTTAGAATTCCAGGTGAAAAAGCAAAAGTAGCCGTAGATTCTTATGACGATAGAATTGACCCTGTGGGTGCTTGTGTGGGTATGAAAGGCTCACGTATTCACGGTATAGTTCGCGAGTTAGGAAATGAAAATATCGACGTAATTAATTACACAAACAACACACAATTATACATAACAAGAGCATTAAGTCCTGCAAAAGTTTCCTCTGTAAAAATTGATGAAGAAAACAAAAAAGCAGAAGTATTCTTGAAAATTGAAGAAGTTTCAAAAGCAATCGGACGTAATGGTCAAAACATAAAATTAGCGAGTCAGTTAACAGGTTATGAATTAGATGTCATTCGCGAAGGAATTGTAGAAGAGGAGGATGATGTAGAATTAAGAGAATTTACAGACGAAATTGAAGAGTGGATCATTGAAGAATTTGAAAAAATTGGTTTAGATACTGCAAGAAGTATTTTAGATCAAGATGTAGATGATTTGGTTAGAAGAACAGATCTTGAAGAAGAAACAATTTTAGATGTAATTAGAGTGTTAAAAGAAGAGCTTGAAGGCTAA
- a CDS encoding glycosyltransferase family 117 protein, with amino-acid sequence MMSFNYNKWNTILGWTAFTVALITYTLTVEPTMSFWDCGEYIATAAKLEVGHPPGAPLFQMIGAFFAMFAASKEHIALMVNMTSVFSSAFTILFMYWSLTKIIKKIATHKTEWNDNIGKITLGASLIAALSYTFTDSFWYNASEAEVYAMASLFIAILFWLGLKWEENIENERGNKWLILISLVIGLSFGVHFMALLTIPSIGLLYYFKKHKNITVKGFIIANVVIVAILLFIFKLLLPYTLAFFAKTEIFMVNKIGLPFNSGTIFAFLLIIGFFYFGLNYTKKKGLTSYNTLLLCTLFVLIGFSTWIMLPIRANSNININENKPSDAAEVLAYYNREQYGEQKLFYGSQYSVMFSGLDKENPYQDDKPNYERDSKTGKYIITNNFKNAKQNYDGAHNTILPRMWSEEHAKNYMIFTKPLEFRIDPEAFVDEETGEMNEEQMGQMTEIASDFRKAYSEKKVDLDGYLEFLKTYGDYLIVEKPTISDNLQFMFEYQFGYMYFRYLMWNFVGRQNDLQGNYESLEGNWLSGIPFVDNWLLDNQNELTSDMKNNKGRNTYFFLPLILGLIGMYFHAKHEWKSFYVLLVLFLFTGLALKIYLNERPFEPRERDYALVGSFYVFAMWIGVGVYAIYQYVLKYISPRVALPAVLAATLLASPILLASENWDDHDRSGKYTAVAMAKAYLDSCDKNAILFTIGDNDTFPLWYLQEIEGYRTDVRIVNTSLLATDWYIDEMKMKSNASEPLPISFEHSDYVGDKRNYSLFIEKTKDTIDLNLMLDFLKDDRSKREMNNGQFVHYYPSDNIKVKVDKNTIIKNKVVSSKYYKDIVPEIKMRLKGGALYKNRLMMLDIFNQNNWKRPIYFSPGSFGADDYIWMKEYLQLDGMVYKLVPIKTPINEENPYELGYIDSDKMYNNVMRWEWGNSGSSKIYHDPETRKNALSYRGNLSRLMEVLIEEKKFDKAQKIINIAMKNLPIDYFEYYTTVEPFAEGYYKMGKTAEARNILNQLIKKRQEKIKFFKSQSEKQKIFYKMDIYREIELYRSLLMLAKENNDIEYYNQERIKFNSYNELMGNYKRENE; translated from the coding sequence ATGATGTCATTTAATTACAATAAGTGGAATACAATATTAGGTTGGACAGCATTTACCGTTGCATTAATTACCTATACTTTAACCGTAGAACCTACAATGAGTTTTTGGGATTGCGGAGAATATATAGCCACTGCTGCCAAACTTGAAGTAGGACACCCTCCTGGTGCACCTTTATTTCAAATGATAGGTGCTTTTTTTGCTATGTTTGCCGCTAGTAAAGAACACATTGCACTGATGGTTAACATGACTTCTGTATTTTCGAGTGCCTTTACTATTTTATTTATGTATTGGTCATTAACAAAAATCATCAAAAAAATTGCTACACATAAAACAGAATGGAATGATAATATAGGTAAAATAACTTTAGGCGCATCCTTAATAGCTGCTCTTTCTTATACCTTTACAGATAGTTTTTGGTACAACGCTTCTGAAGCCGAAGTATATGCTATGGCATCTTTATTCATTGCCATTTTATTTTGGCTAGGCTTAAAATGGGAAGAAAACATAGAAAACGAACGAGGCAATAAGTGGTTAATCTTAATTTCACTAGTCATTGGCCTTTCATTTGGGGTTCATTTCATGGCTCTTTTAACTATTCCGTCAATTGGGCTGTTATACTACTTTAAAAAACACAAAAACATTACCGTAAAGGGTTTTATTATTGCAAACGTTGTAATTGTTGCTATTCTATTATTCATTTTTAAATTATTATTACCTTACACATTGGCCTTTTTTGCAAAAACAGAGATTTTCATGGTAAACAAAATTGGATTACCTTTTAACTCTGGAACTATTTTTGCTTTTTTACTAATTATTGGTTTTTTCTATTTTGGCTTAAATTATACTAAGAAAAAAGGACTCACTTCATACAACACCTTATTGCTTTGTACTTTATTTGTACTTATAGGATTTTCAACTTGGATTATGCTGCCTATTAGAGCAAATTCGAACATTAATATTAATGAAAACAAACCAAGTGATGCTGCTGAAGTATTAGCCTACTACAACAGAGAACAATATGGCGAACAAAAACTATTTTATGGTTCTCAATATTCGGTTATGTTTTCTGGATTAGACAAAGAAAATCCATATCAAGACGATAAGCCTAATTATGAAAGAGATTCCAAAACAGGTAAATATATTATTACGAATAATTTTAAGAATGCTAAACAAAATTATGACGGAGCACACAACACCATTTTACCAAGAATGTGGAGTGAAGAGCATGCTAAAAATTATATGATATTTACTAAACCTCTTGAGTTTAGAATTGACCCAGAAGCTTTTGTTGATGAAGAAACAGGGGAAATGAATGAAGAACAAATGGGGCAAATGACCGAAATTGCATCTGATTTTAGAAAAGCTTATAGTGAAAAAAAGGTGGACTTAGACGGCTATCTGGAGTTTTTAAAAACGTATGGTGATTATTTGATTGTAGAAAAACCGACAATTTCAGATAATCTTCAGTTTATGTTTGAATATCAATTTGGCTACATGTATTTCCGTTATTTAATGTGGAATTTTGTAGGAAGACAAAATGATTTACAAGGTAACTATGAAAGTTTGGAAGGAAATTGGCTGAGTGGAATTCCATTTGTTGACAACTGGCTACTAGACAATCAAAATGAACTGACTAGTGATATGAAAAATAATAAAGGAAGAAACACCTATTTCTTTTTACCATTAATTTTAGGCCTAATTGGAATGTATTTTCATGCAAAACACGAATGGAAATCGTTTTATGTTTTGCTTGTATTATTCTTATTCACAGGATTAGCCTTAAAAATTTATTTGAACGAAAGACCTTTTGAACCAAGAGAACGAGATTATGCTCTAGTAGGTTCGTTCTATGTATTTGCTATGTGGATAGGTGTAGGCGTGTATGCTATTTATCAATATGTATTGAAGTATATTTCGCCAAGAGTTGCTCTACCGGCCGTATTAGCCGCAACACTTCTTGCTTCTCCAATTTTGTTAGCTTCAGAAAATTGGGATGATCATGATCGTTCTGGAAAATATACAGCTGTAGCTATGGCAAAAGCATATCTCGATTCTTGTGATAAAAATGCTATTTTATTTACAATTGGAGACAATGACACTTTCCCTCTATGGTATTTACAAGAAATTGAAGGATATAGAACAGATGTTAGAATTGTAAACACTAGCTTGTTAGCAACAGACTGGTATATAGATGAAATGAAAATGAAGTCAAATGCATCTGAACCTTTACCTATTTCTTTTGAACATAGTGATTATGTAGGAGACAAACGTAATTATTCACTATTTATTGAAAAAACAAAAGATACTATTGATTTAAATTTAATGTTAGATTTCTTAAAGGATGATCGATCTAAAAGAGAAATGAATAATGGTCAATTTGTACATTATTACCCAAGTGACAATATTAAAGTAAAAGTTGACAAGAACACTATTATTAAAAACAAAGTTGTTTCTTCAAAATACTACAAAGACATTGTACCAGAAATTAAAATGAGATTAAAAGGTGGGGCATTATATAAAAACAGATTAATGATGCTGGACATTTTCAATCAAAATAACTGGAAACGTCCTATTTACTTCTCTCCAGGAAGTTTTGGTGCTGATGACTATATTTGGATGAAAGAATACCTGCAATTAGACGGCATGGTCTATAAACTAGTACCTATAAAAACTCCTATTAATGAAGAAAACCCTTATGAGTTAGGTTACATCGATTCTGACAAAATGTATAACAATGTAATGCGTTGGGAATGGGGTAATTCGGGTAGTTCAAAGATTTATCACGACCCAGAAACTCGTAAAAATGCGCTTTCTTACAGAGGCAACCTATCTCGATTAATGGAAGTGTTAATTGAAGAAAAGAAATTTGACAAAGCGCAAAAAATCATCAATATAGCGATGAAGAATTTGCCTATTGATTATTTTGAATACTATACTACAGTAGAACCATTTGCTGAAGGCTATTACAAAATGGGCAAAACAGCCGAGGCAAGAAATATATTAAATCAATTGATTAAAAAGCGTCAAGAAAAAATCAAATTCTTTAAATCGCAAAGCGAAAAACAAAAAATATTCTATAAAATGGATATTTACAGAGAAATTGAATTGTACAGATCTTTGTTGATGTTAGCTAAAGAAAATAATGATATTGAATATTACAATCAAGAGCGCATAAAGTTTAATAGTTATAACGAATTGATGGGCAACTATAAACGTGAAAACGAATAA
- a CDS encoding thioredoxin family protein yields the protein MSKFGELIDAQVPVLIDFFTEWHEQSISMNETIRHVAAAMGDKARVIKIDVDKNKELAEALRIKGLPTFMIYKNGQMVWRQSGEFDANTLITLIQEQSS from the coding sequence ATGTCAAAATTTGGAGAACTTATCGATGCTCAAGTACCTGTATTAATTGATTTTTTTACAGAATGGCACGAGCAGTCTATATCAATGAATGAAACAATTCGTCACGTTGCTGCGGCAATGGGAGACAAAGCAAGAGTCATTAAAATTGATGTGGACAAGAATAAGGAATTAGCCGAAGCATTAAGAATTAAAGGGTTACCTACTTTTATGATCTATAAAAACGGTCAAATGGTATGGAGGCAAAGTGGTGAGTTTGATGCCAATACTTTAATTACACTTATTCAAGAACAATCTTCTTAA
- the polA gene encoding DNA polymerase I: MSQKRLFLLDAYALIFRGYYAFIKNPRINSKGMDTSAIIGFMNSLMDVIKREKPDHLAVAFDKGGSNYRLEMFTDYKANRDETPEAIKIAVPYIQELLKAMHIPIIEKAGFEADDLIGTLAKQAEKQGYKVFMVTPDKDFGQLVSENIFMYRPARMGNDIEIWGVEEVKAKFEIEHPLQVIDFLGMMGDAVDNIPGLPGVGEKTAKKLLAEFGSMENLLANTDKLKGALKEKIEANKEKGILSKKLATILLDCPVTFDEVDYELSKPDVEKTDVLFQELEFRQMKAQFDKLFGTGKEYDEIDNSALTSTNIEEEKIKKVAPKKTNESQMDLFGFSEDESNENSANSYYATLENTTHFYQIVQGEMPTQLFVQNLLQQQSVCFDTETTGLDALNATLVGMSFSWEKGKGYYVPFPENQEETLILLQKFKPFFESESIEKIGQNIKYDLKVLHNYGIVVKGPLFDTMIAHYLINPDMRHNMDVLAETYLKYSPKSIETLIGKKGKGQKSMRDVSLEDIKEYAAEDADVTLQLKEHFQPILEKVGTKKLFDKIEIPLVQVLADMEQEGVQLDVSFLQALSTEMQIEISNLEQKIYETAGEKFNLASPKQLGDILFDKLKIGGTKQKKTKTGQYATGEEVLSYLVNEHQIVKDILEWRQLIKLKSTYVDALPNQVNPKTNRVHTDYMQAVAATGRLSSNNPNLQNIPIRSERGRQIRKAFVARDENYVLLSADYSQIELRIIAALSGEENMIKAFQNNEDIHRSTAAKVFNVPLEDVTTAQRSHAKTVNFGIIYGVSAFGLSNQTNLSRKESADLIEAYYQTYPKLKAYMANQVNFARENGYVETISGRRRYLKDINSANAIVKGGAERNAVNAPIQGSAADIIKIAMIHIHQKLSAEKWQSKMLLQVHDELVFDAHITELEQLKTMIKHEMENAFKLDVPLEVEIGIGKNWLEAH, encoded by the coding sequence ATGTCACAAAAAAGATTATTTCTACTCGATGCGTATGCCTTAATTTTTAGAGGATATTATGCTTTTATAAAAAATCCACGAATCAACTCAAAAGGAATGGATACTTCTGCCATTATAGGGTTCATGAACTCATTAATGGATGTCATAAAAAGAGAAAAACCAGATCATTTAGCCGTTGCATTTGATAAAGGAGGAAGTAACTATCGTTTAGAAATGTTTACCGACTATAAAGCAAATCGTGATGAGACACCTGAAGCGATAAAAATTGCAGTGCCTTACATTCAAGAACTGCTTAAAGCAATGCATATTCCCATTATTGAAAAAGCAGGTTTTGAAGCTGATGATTTAATTGGCACGCTTGCAAAACAAGCAGAAAAACAAGGATACAAAGTTTTTATGGTAACGCCCGATAAAGATTTTGGACAACTGGTGTCCGAAAACATTTTCATGTATCGCCCAGCAAGAATGGGTAACGATATTGAAATTTGGGGTGTTGAAGAAGTAAAAGCAAAATTTGAGATAGAACACCCGCTGCAAGTGATTGATTTTTTAGGCATGATGGGTGATGCTGTGGATAATATACCGGGATTACCAGGTGTAGGTGAAAAAACTGCAAAAAAATTATTAGCTGAATTTGGTTCGATGGAAAATCTATTAGCCAATACAGACAAACTAAAAGGAGCGCTTAAAGAAAAAATTGAAGCCAATAAAGAAAAAGGTATTTTGTCAAAAAAACTAGCTACTATATTGCTCGATTGTCCAGTAACCTTTGACGAAGTAGATTATGAATTGTCTAAACCTGATGTTGAAAAAACAGATGTTCTTTTTCAAGAATTGGAATTCCGTCAAATGAAAGCGCAATTTGATAAATTATTTGGTACGGGGAAAGAATATGACGAAATTGATAATTCGGCACTAACATCAACAAATATTGAAGAGGAAAAAATAAAGAAAGTTGCTCCAAAAAAAACAAATGAAAGTCAAATGGATTTGTTCGGATTTTCTGAAGACGAATCTAATGAAAATAGCGCTAATTCCTACTATGCAACTTTAGAAAATACAACTCATTTTTACCAAATTGTACAAGGTGAAATGCCTACTCAACTATTTGTTCAAAATTTGCTACAACAACAATCTGTTTGTTTTGACACAGAAACAACAGGCTTAGATGCGCTAAATGCCACATTAGTAGGTATGTCTTTTTCTTGGGAAAAAGGAAAAGGTTATTATGTGCCTTTTCCCGAAAATCAAGAAGAAACATTGATTTTACTTCAAAAATTTAAACCTTTTTTTGAAAGTGAGTCAATTGAAAAAATTGGACAAAATATCAAATATGATTTAAAGGTTTTACACAACTATGGTATCGTGGTAAAAGGTCCTCTTTTTGACACGATGATAGCGCATTATTTGATTAATCCAGACATGCGACACAATATGGATGTTTTAGCAGAAACCTATTTAAAGTATTCTCCAAAATCAATAGAAACATTAATTGGTAAAAAAGGTAAAGGGCAAAAATCAATGCGAGATGTGTCACTAGAAGACATCAAAGAATATGCCGCTGAAGATGCAGATGTTACCTTGCAATTAAAGGAACATTTTCAACCTATTTTAGAAAAAGTGGGGACAAAAAAATTATTTGACAAAATTGAAATCCCATTAGTGCAAGTGTTAGCAGATATGGAACAAGAAGGCGTTCAACTCGATGTCTCTTTTTTACAAGCATTATCTACTGAGATGCAAATTGAAATTTCAAATTTAGAACAAAAAATATACGAAACAGCGGGTGAAAAATTTAATTTAGCTTCACCAAAACAACTTGGAGATATTTTATTTGACAAATTAAAAATTGGCGGCACAAAACAGAAAAAAACAAAAACAGGTCAATATGCAACGGGCGAAGAAGTGTTAAGTTATTTAGTTAACGAACACCAAATTGTAAAAGATATTTTAGAATGGCGTCAATTAATTAAACTGAAAAGTACTTATGTAGACGCTTTGCCAAATCAGGTTAATCCAAAAACAAATAGAGTGCATACAGATTATATGCAAGCTGTTGCTGCTACAGGCCGCTTGAGTTCTAATAATCCTAATTTGCAAAACATTCCGATTCGTTCAGAAAGAGGAAGACAGATTAGAAAAGCATTTGTTGCAAGAGACGAAAATTATGTATTGCTTTCTGCCGATTATTCCCAAATTGAATTGCGCATTATTGCAGCTCTTTCAGGCGAAGAAAATATGATAAAAGCATTTCAAAACAATGAAGATATTCACAGAAGTACCGCCGCAAAAGTATTTAATGTGCCATTAGAAGACGTAACAACAGCACAAAGAAGTCATGCAAAAACAGTGAATTTTGGTATTATTTATGGTGTTTCTGCTTTTGGTTTAAGTAATCAAACTAATTTATCCCGTAAAGAAAGTGCAGATTTGATTGAGGCCTATTATCAAACCTACCCAAAGTTAAAAGCTTACATGGCTAATCAAGTAAATTTTGCTAGAGAAAATGGCTATGTAGAAACTATTTCTGGCAGAAGACGTTATTTAAAAGACATTAATTCGGCTAATGCTATTGTAAAAGGTGGTGCGGAGCGAAATGCAGTCAACGCACCTATTCAAGGAAGTGCGGCAGATATTATTAAAATAGCAATGATTCATATTCATCAAAAATTAAGTGCTGAAAAATGGCAATCAAAAATGTTATTACAAGTACATGATGAACTCGTTTTTGATGCGCATATTACCGAATTAGAGCAATTAAAAACTATGATAAAACATGAAATGGAAAATGCGTTTAAACTAGATGTTCCACTTGAAGTTGAAATAGGAATAGGAAAAAATTGGTTAGAAGCACATTAG
- the rimP gene encoding ribosome assembly cofactor RimP — protein sequence MTLKDKVKNILDAVLADYEQLFLIELSVSENNKIIITLDGDSGVNLQDCITISRAVEQELDKEELDFSLEVASAGVSSPLKFVRQYKKNIGRKLKVKTISNEEIEALLTDADDEAATFSWKAREPKKIGKGKETVEKTVRLPYGEIKESIVLISF from the coding sequence ATTACATTGAAAGACAAAGTAAAAAACATATTAGACGCTGTGCTTGCAGATTATGAGCAGTTATTTTTAATTGAACTATCTGTTTCTGAGAATAATAAAATCATTATTACGCTTGATGGAGACAGTGGTGTTAATCTTCAAGATTGCATTACAATCAGTAGAGCGGTTGAACAAGAATTAGATAAAGAAGAATTGGATTTTTCTTTAGAAGTGGCTTCAGCGGGAGTGTCTAGTCCATTAAAATTTGTAAGACAATATAAAAAAAATATAGGAAGGAAGTTAAAGGTTAAAACAATTTCAAATGAAGAAATTGAAGCGCTTTTGACAGATGCAGATGACGAAGCGGCTACTTTTTCTTGGAAAGCAAGAGAGCCAAAAAAAATTGGTAAAGGAAAAGAAACAGTTGAGAAAACAGTACGTTTACCATATGGAGAAATAAAAGAATCAATAGTACTAATATCATTTTAA
- a CDS encoding metallophosphoesterase — MRGIIPIILLILIEIYSYQVVKTLSRNKWIMLFYIIISILFILYLLFAFSSFDRSVGQTKFTLFTIGLFLLVYIPKILVTLILVTEDVFRVFEGAVNYFVDENSGSFLHSRRTFVSKIALGIAAIPFFSLLYGMTIGKYNFKVIKQTLFFDDLPADFDGTTLTQISDIHSGSFDNAEKIKYAIDLINAQQSDLVLFTGDIVNTHAKEMHPWIAIFKNIHQPVLGKYSVLGNHDYGEYIQWNSEEEKAKNFEEIKDLHRQIDFKLLMNEHVKIKKGTSELALVGVENWGVKFKKAGDLKKASAGLQPSDFKILMSHDPSHWEYEVKNDPNHYHLTLSGHTHGLQFGIEIPGIFKWSPVQYIYKQWAGLYENTGKYIYVNRGFGFHAYPGRVGIMPEITVIELKKSKKTV; from the coding sequence ATGCGAGGTATCATTCCCATTATATTGTTAATCCTTATCGAAATTTATTCCTATCAGGTCGTAAAAACACTGTCTAGAAATAAGTGGATTATGTTGTTTTATATCATTATTTCTATTTTATTCATTTTATATTTACTTTTTGCATTTTCATCATTTGATAGAAGCGTTGGACAAACCAAATTTACTTTGTTTACTATTGGTCTGTTTTTATTGGTTTATATTCCAAAAATATTGGTTACGTTAATTTTAGTAACAGAAGACGTTTTTAGAGTTTTTGAAGGAGCCGTAAATTATTTTGTTGATGAAAATTCAGGGTCTTTTTTACATTCTAGACGAACGTTTGTGAGTAAAATAGCTTTAGGAATTGCAGCTATACCTTTTTTTTCCTTGTTATATGGGATGACCATTGGTAAATATAATTTCAAAGTAATCAAACAAACCTTATTTTTTGATGATTTACCAGCAGATTTTGATGGTACAACCCTCACACAAATTTCAGATATTCATAGTGGTAGTTTTGATAATGCCGAAAAAATTAAGTATGCTATTGATTTAATTAATGCACAACAATCAGATTTGGTTTTGTTTACTGGTGATATAGTAAATACACATGCAAAAGAAATGCATCCTTGGATAGCGATTTTCAAGAACATCCATCAGCCTGTTTTAGGAAAATATTCGGTTTTAGGTAATCATGATTACGGAGAATACATTCAATGGAATTCTGAAGAAGAAAAAGCTAAGAATTTTGAAGAAATTAAAGATTTACATCGTCAAATTGATTTCAAATTGTTAATGAATGAGCATGTAAAAATTAAAAAAGGAACGAGTGAATTAGCTTTAGTAGGTGTTGAAAATTGGGGGGTAAAATTTAAAAAAGCGGGAGATTTAAAGAAAGCTTCGGCAGGATTACAGCCTTCAGATTTTAAAATATTAATGAGTCATGATCCTAGTCATTGGGAATATGAAGTAAAAAACGACCCCAATCATTATCACTTGACATTGTCAGGTCATACCCATGGTTTACAATTCGGAATTGAGATTCCGGGTATATTTAAGTGGAGTCCGGTTCAATATATTTACAAACAATGGGCAGGATTATATGAAAATACAGGAAAATATATTTATGTAAATAGAGGTTTTGGCTTTCATGCTTACCCAGGAAGAGTAGGAATAATGCCAGAAATTACTGTAATTGAGTTAAAAAAATCTAAAAAAACGGTATAA
- a CDS encoding nicotinamide mononucleotide transporter family protein gives MSILSKNKIEQIKAVTNSQYLDIIGLIVVLAGSFSLGYHTTEVPITIYDSTYLFPLGSISILNVSFSLIGNRLVTKKNNLGNFIATVNTFISGFIDYLLGNVGAILTYPVSFISNYLVFRAWKKSQVLRSVDFIFYRNIILGFLLSFILNYIAFTFLSSKPINWQLFFAISIPAGITFGGTFNTARMYPDNWFMWQFYNITKIVQNVLQMNWANVFKYGFYFINAVLGYITWKDDKKIMDKNDY, from the coding sequence ATGTCAATATTATCAAAAAATAAAATTGAACAAATCAAAGCAGTTACAAACAGCCAATATTTAGATATCATTGGGCTAATTGTAGTGCTTGCAGGTTCGTTTTCATTAGGTTATCATACTACGGAAGTACCTATTACAATATATGACTCTACTTATCTTTTCCCCTTAGGCTCTATATCAATACTAAATGTTAGTTTTTCATTAATTGGAAATAGACTTGTAACTAAAAAGAATAATTTAGGCAATTTTATTGCCACAGTAAATACATTTATTAGTGGTTTTATAGATTATTTATTAGGAAATGTAGGAGCTATATTAACCTACCCTGTTTCTTTTATTAGTAATTACTTAGTATTTAGGGCTTGGAAAAAAAGTCAAGTTTTGCGCTCTGTAGATTTTATTTTTTACAGAAATATCATTTTAGGATTTTTACTTTCTTTTATACTAAACTACATTGCGTTTACTTTTCTTTCTTCAAAACCCATAAACTGGCAATTATTTTTTGCCATCTCCATTCCTGCAGGAATAACATTTGGAGGTACTTTTAATACGGCAAGAATGTATCCTGACAATTGGTTCATGTGGCAATTTTATAACATTACAAAAATTGTTCAGAATGTTTTACAAATGAATTGGGCTAATGTGTTTAAATATGGTTTTTACTTTATAAATGCCGTTTTAGGTTACATTACTTGGAAAGACGATAAAAAAATTATGGATAAAAACGACTATTAA